The following coding sequences lie in one Acidimicrobiia bacterium genomic window:
- a CDS encoding PTS lactose transporter subunit IIB, with amino-acid sequence MPEKAANEVKKIAYACEAGVGSSLMGANQLKKLLKKAKLDVSVIHCPVSQLPPDVDVVVTHKGLADQARAKAPGVPVVTFQMFINDPALKALVETLSAGNPVVG; translated from the coding sequence ATGCCCGAGAAAGCCGCCAATGAAGTCAAGAAGATCGCCTATGCCTGCGAAGCTGGAGTCGGCTCCAGCCTGATGGGTGCCAATCAACTCAAGAAGCTTCTCAAAAAGGCCAAGTTGGACGTGTCCGTCATTCACTGTCCCGTCTCGCAATTGCCCCCCGATGTTGATGTCGTCGTTACTCACAAAGGACTAGCTGACCAGGCGCGAGCCAAGGCTCCTGGTGTCCCGGTAGTGACGTTTCAAATGTTCATCAACGACCCTGCTCTCAAGGCCCTCGTCGAGACGCTCAGCGCCGGCAATCCGGTGGTCGGTTGA
- a CDS encoding PTS sugar transporter subunit IIA, with the protein MSLDDMLAADHVSLGLESVSQAQAITDAGNHMVSLGLVNPQYVDTMHKRESSIGTFMGNGVAMPHGTLEGKDSVLQTGIVVRQYPDGTPWGDDTVYLVIGLAANSDDHVALLSQLAEVLMDEDICEQLWKTTSVDEVLTTLTPTDE; encoded by the coding sequence GTGAGCCTCGATGACATGCTCGCCGCCGACCACGTTTCACTTGGACTTGAGTCGGTTTCCCAAGCTCAGGCGATAACGGACGCAGGTAATCACATGGTGTCGCTGGGGTTGGTCAATCCTCAATATGTCGACACCATGCACAAACGTGAGTCGTCGATCGGCACGTTCATGGGTAACGGTGTCGCCATGCCGCACGGGACTCTGGAAGGCAAAGACTCCGTGCTCCAGACCGGCATCGTCGTCCGTCAATATCCTGACGGTACCCCCTGGGGTGATGACACGGTGTATCTGGTGATCGGGTTGGCAGCCAACTCTGATGACCACGTCGCGTTGCTAAGTCAGCTCGCTGAAGTACTCATGGACGAAGATATCTGTGAGCAGCTCTGGAAGACGACCAGCGTCGACGAAGTCCTCACCACCTTGACGCCGACCGACGAATGA